The segment TGTAGGCTCCTTTGAATTAGGTGGTGTTGGTGACGGTGGTATGGGTGCGACGATTGTGAAATTAAAACAATGACCCATACAACAATTGAAGAAAAACTGAAACGACTACCGATGGAGCCGGGTTGTTATCTTATGAAAAATAAAAATGGGGAAATCATCTATGTGGGAAAAGCGAAAAAATTAAAAAATCGCGTAAGCTCCTACTTTACAGGTGCCCATGATCATAAGACAACGCGCATGGTACGTCAGATTGCTGATTTTGAATTTATCATAACCAGTACGGAGAAAGAGTCCTTAATTCTAGAGATTAATTTAATTAAAGAACACCGTCCTCAATTCAATATTATCTTTATGGATGATAAATCATATCCATATCTTAAAGTACCACGTGAGGGGAAACCCGAGGTTTTGGTCGCTCGCGATCGAAAGCAATCAAAGCAATTTCATTACTTTGGACCGTATCCAGATGCTACTGCAGCCCGTGATATGGCGCGGCTTCTAAACGATTCTGTGCCTACAGGAGATACCTTATTACCCAACACATTAGCCATTTACAGTGCATTTAATCGAACGGGAAAACGTTATTCAAAAGAAGAATTAGATGTTTGGCGTCAAAATGTTATGAGTATTTTGAATGGCAATATAAAAACCTTTAAAGAAGAATTAGAGCGAAAAATGCTAGAGGCGAGTGAATCTTTAAATTTTGAGTTGGCTCAAGTCTATAAAGAAAAATTGCACGCTCTAGATTATATTGGTGATAAACAACAAGTTCAGTTTTCTTTAAACGAACGATTTGATTTGTTCCACTACGCCTACTATCAAGGTTACATTGCAATTGTCGGATTGTTTGTTCGTGGGGGTCGTTTATTAGAGCGCAGTATGGCGGTTGAAGCATGCATGGAGGAGCCCCTCGATGCGTTTGTCTCTTTTATTGCGCAATTCTATGAAAATCAACCGTTACCGAAAACAATTTATGTTCCAAACGTTGTCGATGCGGAAGAGTTGGGGGATGTTTTAGAGGCTGAAGTCAAAATTCCGATTCGAGGTAAGAAGAAAACCTTGTTGGAGATTACCCAAAAAAATGCACAACAACAGCTCGATGATCAATTCTCATTACTTCGTGAACGTCAACAATTCAAAGATGAAGCGTTGAAGGATTTAAGTGATGCTTTAGGTATGGAGACTTTGATTCATCGTATTGAAGTTTTTGATAACTCACATATTTCGGGTTCATTCGCAGTATCAGCGTGTGTTGTTTATGATGATGGGGAGCCAAATAAAAACTTATATCGACGGTATAAGTTGCATCAAGGTAATGATGACGTTGCATCCATGAAGGAAGTTTTGTATCGACGTTATTTCCGTTTGTTACGTGAAGAGAAGCCAATGCCAGATTTAGTGTTGGTTGATGGTGGTAAACCACAACTTAATGCGCCTTTGGAGGTTTTAAGGGATCTCGAATTGAATTTAAGGGTGTGTTCTCTTGTTAAAGATGATCGTCACCGTACACATGCTTTAATGCGTGAAGATGGCAGCATGATTTCAATCAATAAAACCAGCTCCCTTTTTAATTTCCTTATGCAAATGCAAGATGAGGTGCACCGCTTTGTGATTACATATCATCGTAACCTAAGGAAAAAAGCAATGACTCGATCAATTCTTGATGAAGTAAGTGGATTAGGGAAGGTTCGACAAAAAGAACTATATAAGAAATTTGGATCACTTAAAAATATTCGTGCAGCATCTTTAGAAACTTTGAAGACGGTTTTACCGGAGGATGTTGCGATTGATTTGTATGATATACTACATATAGATTGGAATGATTATCATGAAAAAAATTAGTACATTGGGAATTTTTGATTCGGGACTGGGTGGCTACAGTGTCTATCAATACTTAAAACAAAATCTTGATCCAGTCTCTTTGGTGCTCTATGCAGATCAAAAGCATGCACCTTATGGGAATCAATCGGATGATGCAATCATTGGGTATACCATCAATGCAATGCAATGGTTCCATGATCGAGAGATCTTAGATGTCGTCATTGCATGCAATACGGTTTCGGCGGTTGCTCTGACAACCGTACGTAAACATTTTCCCGATATGAATCTTATTGGTATCATTGAACTTACCGTTGGTCAAATTGATTTGACAGATGATGTTTGTGTGGGAATTGTATCGACACTTGCCACATTTAATGCCCATGCATATCGTAATTTGATTCATGAAAAAGGATCAGGATCGGTTAAAGAACTTGCGCTCCCTGAATTGGTTAATATTATTGAAGGTCTAAATCAAAATTTAGATTTAGAAACATACCTTCGGAATGAATTAACGCCAATTCTTGAGGCAACCGATTTGATTCTTGGATGTACGCATTTTCCACTAGTAGAAGATGTCTTTAGAAAAATATATAAGGGAAATATTCATGATTCCAAACGACCGATTCGTGAATTTATTGAAATGAATTATTCGTTTAACTCATCAGTGTGTCAAACCTATACAACGGGTGACGCCCATAAAATGGAACGTCAAATAGAACGTCTCTTTAAATCAATAGAAAAGGTGGAAACAATATGACAGAAATTATCGTTTGCAGTGATAACCATGGTAAGAAAAAAGTTCTCGATGCGATTTTACAGAATTATCCTCATGCAGATGCCTACATTCATTGTGGCGATAATGAACTTGATCTTGAATCCATGAAACCCTTCCATGCAGTGACCGGTAATAATGATACATTCTATAAGTACCCTGAATCGTTAGTTATTGAGGTTAAGGGAACCCGTATTTTTGTAGCGCACGGTCATTTAATGCGTTACCGTCATATCGAAGAGGATATTATTGCCTTGGCCAAGGAACACCGTTGTACCATTGCGTGTTACGGTCATACGCATGTTCCGGTTGTGAAAGATGTCGATGGGATACTGCTCATCAATCCCGGTTCACTCTATTATAATCGTGACGGATCGCCGACATGTTTCGCAAAAATCACGATTACAGATGATAAAGTGACCGTCGAAGAATTATTTGAAAGAGATTTATAAAAAGCATTGTATTCTATGCGTCTTAATGATATTATTGTAGACGCATAGAGCACAATTTGTCTCCGTAGCTCAGTGGATAGAGCACGCGCCTTCTAAGCGTGTGGTCGGGAGTTCGAATCTCTCCGGGGACGCCAATTTTAAACGATAACACCTAAATTAGGGTGTTTTTTTTTATGTTTTCCAAAAAAGTTCACATATAATAAAATCTACACGATAAAATGAGTTTAACAATAGGATTTTATGTGAAAATTTAGTACAATTATACAAGAACTTTATATGGAGGGGCATATGAAAGTAGAAAAGAAACACATTATTGGATTTTTTGGATTATTAGTTTTTTGCTTAGGTTGTGGTGTTGAATATTTTCAAGGTGTATCCAAGAAACCAGTGGAACAAGAGCCCCCAAAGATTATAAAAAAGAAGCCGGATCAATTTAAGGTTTCAAAGTTTGTAAAGCGTGAAAAACAAGATGATGTAGAGATTGAGGAAGGCGATCATTTTGTGGAGAATGTTCGTAGTGAAGAAACACCGATTCCCTTTGATACGATAGAAAAAAATGATGATGGACTTAATAAAGGCGAAACGGTAATTGAACAAGAGGGACAACTGGGTCTTAAGCGTACTGTTTACAAAGAACTCTATAAAAATAATGATTTAATTGACTCAACAATGGAATATACCGAAGTGGTTTACCAACCCGTAGATGAAATTACACGGGTTGGCATTAAAGAGGTTGTTGTGAATCATGAGTACATTAATAAAGAGGAATCGCTCTTAATGTTTCAACGTGTGAATCAGATTCGAAGTGAACATCAGTTAGAACCTTTAACGTGGTCGGAATCCTTATTTGAATACGCTGGGATTCGTGCAGTGGATTTAGAACAAAGTTTTGAACATCGACGACCCGATGGAAGCTCATGGGATAGTTTAAATCCACAGTTGATTTTTGCTGAAAACTTGGCAAAACGGGCATTTTCAGTTGATAGTGCCATCAGTGGATTTATGGAATCACCAAGTCATCGTGCAAACATTTTAGATGATTTTAAATCGGGTGCTTGTGCTCTTTATAAAGCATCTGATGGAAATTGGTATTGGGTGCAATTGTTTGGATATTGAAACGGTCTTGTTTGAAATGGAAACAAAGGTTATTATAGATGAGGTATGTGGAGGTAAAGCATGGGTCGTATAAAATATTATTTTAGAAGGTTAAAAGCATTGGATTATAAAAACATGTGGCGAATTGCAGGTATAATTCACCAGGAAACAGGAAAATTTAGACTTGTGATTCTTCTTGATATGATTGGTTGTTCGTTTATCTATCAATCGGGTTATTTTGATTATTTTGAGTTTGAGTTTTATTTATTGAATCGTGCTGAACGAAAAACGTTTATCACAGGGGGAATCGCAAACTCAATTATAGTAAAGTATAATCAAAAAGAGTTTAGACATAAATTTGCGGATAAGTCAGAATTTAATAAAGTGTTCCGAGAATATATCGGGCGTGATTTTGTGGACTTACGAGAATCATCTGATGAATTAATTAAGGCTTTTTTAGAGGGGCATGATGTTGTGATGGCTAAGGTTACTGATAGTTTGATGGGATATGGTGTCGAACGATTTGTAACTTCTGAAATTCAGGATTTTGACTCCTTTAAAAAAGAACGTATGGAACGCCGTCAATTTTTAATTGAAGAGTATTTTGTTCAGCATGAAGCCATGTCATCCCTTTATCCAGAAAGTGTTAATACACTTCGCATGATTACGTTCTTTGATGGTAAAGATGTTCATGTGTTGGAAGGGGTCTTGAAAATTGGAAATGGTGGACATTTGGACAATTTTGGTGCGGGTGGTATGTATACCGTTTTGGATGATGGTGGTAAGGTGCTGTATCCAGCATTTGATAAAGATGCCGTTGCCTTTGATAAACATCCAATTACCGGTACTGATATTGTTGGTTTCCAAGTGCCTCTTTACGACGAAATTGTTGAGATGCTAGATCGCGCAGCGCGTGAGGTTCCTCAGATTCAATATGTTGGCTGGGATGTTGCTGTGGGTCAAAAACGACCTTCACTCATTGAAGGAAATTACAATACCGGTGTATTCCAAATGAAACCAAGTTTAACGGGTTCAAAGGAAGGGCTGTTGCAAAAGTTCCGAAAAGTAATCGATATTTAAACCTCGACATTGTCGAGGTTTTTTTTGATTTTGTACCCTTTTAAAAGATAACGAAAACAAATGCGTTACTTTTGTTTTTTATCAAACAAAAGTGTGTTAAAATGAAACAGTATGAAAGGAAAAGTATGAACAACTATTATGAAACGTGCATGAACTCAATTCAAAGCCTTCTTGATGAAGGAAAAACACGTGAAGCACTTGTGCTTATCGATG is part of the Erysipelothrix piscisicarius genome and harbors:
- the uvrC gene encoding excinuclease ABC subunit UvrC, with product MTHTTIEEKLKRLPMEPGCYLMKNKNGEIIYVGKAKKLKNRVSSYFTGAHDHKTTRMVRQIADFEFIITSTEKESLILEINLIKEHRPQFNIIFMDDKSYPYLKVPREGKPEVLVARDRKQSKQFHYFGPYPDATAARDMARLLNDSVPTGDTLLPNTLAIYSAFNRTGKRYSKEELDVWRQNVMSILNGNIKTFKEELERKMLEASESLNFELAQVYKEKLHALDYIGDKQQVQFSLNERFDLFHYAYYQGYIAIVGLFVRGGRLLERSMAVEACMEEPLDAFVSFIAQFYENQPLPKTIYVPNVVDAEELGDVLEAEVKIPIRGKKKTLLEITQKNAQQQLDDQFSLLRERQQFKDEALKDLSDALGMETLIHRIEVFDNSHISGSFAVSACVVYDDGEPNKNLYRRYKLHQGNDDVASMKEVLYRRYFRLLREEKPMPDLVLVDGGKPQLNAPLEVLRDLELNLRVCSLVKDDRHRTHALMREDGSMISINKTSSLFNFLMQMQDEVHRFVITYHRNLRKKAMTRSILDEVSGLGKVRQKELYKKFGSLKNIRAASLETLKTVLPEDVAIDLYDILHIDWNDYHEKN
- the murI gene encoding glutamate racemase, yielding MKKISTLGIFDSGLGGYSVYQYLKQNLDPVSLVLYADQKHAPYGNQSDDAIIGYTINAMQWFHDREILDVVIACNTVSAVALTTVRKHFPDMNLIGIIELTVGQIDLTDDVCVGIVSTLATFNAHAYRNLIHEKGSGSVKELALPELVNIIEGLNQNLDLETYLRNELTPILEATDLILGCTHFPLVEDVFRKIYKGNIHDSKRPIREFIEMNYSFNSSVCQTYTTGDAHKMERQIERLFKSIEKVETI
- a CDS encoding YfcE family phosphodiesterase, whose product is MTEIIVCSDNHGKKKVLDAILQNYPHADAYIHCGDNELDLESMKPFHAVTGNNDTFYKYPESLVIEVKGTRIFVAHGHLMRYRHIEEDIIALAKEHRCTIACYGHTHVPVVKDVDGILLINPGSLYYNRDGSPTCFAKITITDDKVTVEELFERDL
- a CDS encoding G5 domain-containing protein, which encodes MKVEKKHIIGFFGLLVFCLGCGVEYFQGVSKKPVEQEPPKIIKKKPDQFKVSKFVKREKQDDVEIEEGDHFVENVRSEETPIPFDTIEKNDDGLNKGETVIEQEGQLGLKRTVYKELYKNNDLIDSTMEYTEVVYQPVDEITRVGIKEVVVNHEYINKEESLLMFQRVNQIRSEHQLEPLTWSESLFEYAGIRAVDLEQSFEHRRPDGSSWDSLNPQLIFAENLAKRAFSVDSAISGFMESPSHRANILDDFKSGACALYKASDGNWYWVQLFGY
- a CDS encoding sugar-transfer associated ATP-grasp domain-containing protein is translated as MGRIKYYFRRLKALDYKNMWRIAGIIHQETGKFRLVILLDMIGCSFIYQSGYFDYFEFEFYLLNRAERKTFITGGIANSIIVKYNQKEFRHKFADKSEFNKVFREYIGRDFVDLRESSDELIKAFLEGHDVVMAKVTDSLMGYGVERFVTSEIQDFDSFKKERMERRQFLIEEYFVQHEAMSSLYPESVNTLRMITFFDGKDVHVLEGVLKIGNGGHLDNFGAGGMYTVLDDGGKVLYPAFDKDAVAFDKHPITGTDIVGFQVPLYDEIVEMLDRAAREVPQIQYVGWDVAVGQKRPSLIEGNYNTGVFQMKPSLTGSKEGLLQKFRKVIDI